The window CGTGGCGACCGGCCTGGTCATCCAACCGCTCGGTGATGTATTTGTCTTCCTGGCCCTCCACGCATTTCGCGAACACCGTTTTCTGAAATTTGTTGAAGAGGGCTTCGTCGCCGGTGATGAGCCGTGCTTCGATGAGCGAGGTCTTGGATTGCATGTCGCTGTTGGCGACCTTGACGCAATCCTCAATGCTCCGGACGGAATGACCGACCTTCAGGCCGATGTCCCACAACGGATAGAGAATGCCATCGATTATTTTTGCGAGGTGAGGCAGTGGTTTGCTGCCCGCGACGACCTGGCCATCCTGGAGAAACATGAAATCGATGTCGCTCTGCGGATTCAATTCCGCGCGGCCATAACCGCCAATGGCCACGATTGCCAGCGGCGGAAACTCCTTCTGCGCCTGCGCCGAGAGGCTGCTCTTGGCGGCGTTCCACAAATAACGGATCAGCACGTCGATGATCTCCGCGCGCGCTCGACAGATGTCACGCCCTTTGGTGCCGGCGCGATGCAGCATCTTCAGGCGGTGGGTTTCCACCTTGAGAAAAGTCTTGTAGCGCGCCAGTTCCTGCGCCGGTTGACGACCGGCGGGCAATGGCAGCCGCACCGCTGCATCCGATTCAATTTTGGCGAGTAACGTTTGCATCCGAATCTAAGTTTGTGGGGAAGTTTCTTTGAACGCAAGCGTCAGGCAATTTCGGCGAGAAGATACTGCCTTGTTGCTTTGCTTCGCGGCGCCTTTAACACCTCCAGAAGGCCGTTCTTCTAAGCTTGGAACTTCGGCTTCAAATGCGGGAGGCGCGCTTCCAAGCGTGGAAGACCGGTTTCCAAGTCGGGAGGAAGGTTTTCCCGGCTTGGAAGCCGGGTTTCTGAGGCCAGAGGAAGGGCTTCGCACCGTAGAAGTCGCACTTCAAACGTTGGAAGAAGCTCTCCCGGCGTGGAAATTGAGTTTCTACGCTTGGAAGAACAGTTTCTAAGCGTAGAAAGTGGGGCTTCCGGCAGAGAAATTATGTATTATGCTCAAAATGAGCTATTTACGAATTTCGACTGTCGCTTTTTCACCCCGGATTACGGGGGAGTTGGGCCGGGAGGTGTTGGACCACCGCCTTGCCGAATCCGGCTGCGGATGGTCTGGAGATTCTTCGCCTCAATGCTGCTTTTTCCGAGCATTCCCATCATGGCATCAATCACGCCACTGGTATCGGTGTAGCCGTCGGTGGACGCAGCGTCCAATGCCTTTGTCTTATTTCCCAAATTCACTTTGAGTTGCTCTTGTTCCGTATTGAGCTGGCTCATCGAGGCGAGCTTGGTCTGCAAGCGAGTCAGGTGCGGGCCGACATCAAAGTTCTTTGCCGCCAACGCAGCAGTGTTATTGGCGTCCTGCATGTAGGCGACGACCGCTTGCATGATGCCCGTGGTTTCAGTGAAGGTGTGTGCCATGATTCATCCTTTGGTTGATCGTTTGTCTTTTTGTTTTGAACCCGCCACCCAGGAACGCCAGTGGCGAACTCTGCTTTTATTTTCGCAAATTGCAGTCGCAATCTGAAAAATCCAATGTCCTCGCATCAATTTATCTCATCAGCGCAGTTCGTTTTCTAAATAGGGCGTTTTCCCATCACCCGATGCGGCCGTTAGCCTGCAGGAAAGTGCGCTCAAATATCAGCCACAAGGTCACGCAATCGTACCTTCAAAGCTCTGGCGATTCTCAAGAGCACGTCCACTGTGGGCACTTTATAACCTCGCTCAATCTGACCGACATAAACGGGATTGAGATCAACTCGTTCGGCCAACTTTTCTTGAGTCAAACCTTCCAGTTTGCGGTGCTTGCGAATCCCCTCACCCAGGAGCTTTCGGTCTTTTTGCGTAACCACGATTTCGGAAAAGCGAAGCAAGGCGGGCCGGGAGTGAACAGATTCTAATAGGTATCATTTTTCTCTTGCATTGTTCTGGCATAGGATGAATATGCCTGCGTTGCGATGACCTCCATCGCTTTTCTCGCCGAGGTTCCCACAGGTAAACTTTTGCTCGGATTCATCTTCAAAGTGGCGCTTCACAGCGCTTCTGGTTTGCAACGGCTGGACTCGCCACGAATGAAAACAAACTTATGAAAACTTCCCCTCCCTTCGCTACACTGTTGCTTCTGCTGTCACTTTTGCGGTTGGCTGCCCAACCAGTGCCATCGAGTGACGCGGCTTTTGACCAACCAGCGAGCTTCACTATTGCTGCACGCGAAGCGAACTCGCAACTGCTCCAGCGGGTCACGTGGTCAACCAACGATGATCACGAAGTCAGCGCCACGACCAATGTCGTGACCCAGATTGAAACCGGTTTAAATTATCAGGACCCCAATTCCGGCGAGTGGCTGCCCTCAGAGGAGACCGTGGAACTGCTGCCGGGCGGCACCGGCGCGGTGGCGCGCAAGGCGCAACACACGGTTTTTTTCCCGCCCAGCCTTTACAATGGAGTGATTACTTTGACCACGCCCGAAGGAACGATCCTGCGCAGCCGCCCGACGATGCTGAGTTTTTTTGACGGTCAAAAGAGCGTTCTTATTGGTGAACTGAAGGACTCCATGGGTTATCTCTTGCCGTCGAAGAATCAGATAATCTTTCCGGACACGTTTACCGATGGCATCCATGCCGACGTGATCCTGACGTTTACGAAGTCTGGATTTGAAGCTGATCTGGTGTTTCGCAAGCCCTTGCCGGTGACCCCCGAACAGTTCGGCCTTCGACCTGAGTCCTGCAGAATCCAGTTGCTCACGGAGTTCTTTGACACCGTCGCGCCGGAAAAGGAATCGGAAAGCATCAGTCCCAACGATAGATTGTCCGATTCCGTGTTGCGGTTTGGAACCATGCGGATGATTGCGGGCAAAGGTTTTTTGGTCGGTAATCCAGCGGCGGAACAACCAGCGCTCCCAGTTTTTAAGAACTGGCAAGTCTTGGAGAACCGCTCGTTTTTGGTCGAGGAGGTGCCCTGGCAGAAAATTGAACCGCAGTTGAAGTTGCTGGCGGTCGCCGCAAGTCCGCGAGTCAAGAATTTCGCTTCGACCGACGCCAACACGCGCCGTGCCTCTACGCGCCGTCTGCTTCCGCCGTCACGGTTATCTCAACCCACGACCAACACCATTCAATTGGCCAAAGTCGATGTCAGCAAACAGCCAGGTTTTATTTTGGATTATACCATCGTCAGCAGCGCCACGAATCAAGTTTTCCAAGGCGATACGACGTATTACGTCAGCGGGGCCGTCACGTTGAGTGGCACGACGAAAATTGAAGGAGGCGCCGTGGTGAAATTCACGAACACGTCAGTGGCTAAAATCACCATTAACGGCGCGATCCAATGCCAGACCAGTGCCTACCGGCCCGCAATCTTCACCGCCAAGGATGATAATACGGTTGGCGAAACCATCACGGGCAGCACCGGCAGCCCGACCAATTACTATGGTAATGGATTGTATATCACCAGCAGTTCCAACTCGTTAAGTAATGTGCGCCTGGCGTATGCTTCCTACGCCCTTTATTTTTACCACCGCTGCAGTGGCTGGCTCAACTTGACCAATGTCCAATTCGTCAAATGTCGGTATCCGCTCTATGCCGAAGGGACCGACGTCTTCTGTATGGATTACGAGAGCAACGTAAATCTCAATAATGTGCTTGGTTATGCGTGTGACACTTTTATTTCAGGCCAGTATATCTACCTCAAAAGCCGGAATGTAACGGTCCACGGATGCAACACGCTCGGTTCGGTCCAGGCGGGCGACGGCAGCTATGGATACTGGACCAATGGCCTGCTGGTAGGCGTGACCAATTGGGGTAACATGTACTACGGCACTAACAACACGGCGTACTTTGCAACGGACCCCGGTAACATTTTCCAAACCGTCGGCGCGGGCAGTCACTATCTGGCCGACAACAGCCCGTATCGCAACGCCGGGACGACCAACATCACGGCCAGTCTGCTGGCTGAGTTGAAGAAAAAGACCACTTATCCGCCGATTCTGCTGACGAACACGGTTTCAGTGGATACCACGCTCGTTCCTCAAGCACAGCGGGACACGGACACGCCAGATTTGGGTTTTCATTTCGACCCCATTGATTTCATCACTTGGGTATACACCGTCACCAACGCCACGTTGACTATAAGCAACGGGGCTGCCATCGCCTGTTACAATGACAATGGTATCTGGCTGCAGGACGGCAGCGCGATCATCTCGGTGGGAACGCCGCTTCTCCCCAATTGGTTTGTGCGCTATCAGTTGGTGCAAGAACAGCCCGTGGCGCTGGGTGCTTACACCCCATCTTCCGCCGTGACCGTAAACCCGTACCATACGGGAGCCGTTCATCAAGCCGCTTCGTTCAGGTTCTCCAATTTTTCAGCGCCCGCCAATGGCGGCACGCAGTTATACGACGGTGCTCCGAACTGGCTCTATAGCAACTTGTTTGTCCAGGATTGTCAGATTTGGGGTGGCGCCAACACTTTCAGCGGTGGCAATTCAACCACCGTAATTGTTAACAACAATCTGTTTTATCGTTCATCGTTCAGTGCCTCGGGTTCCTTTACCAATTCGAGTTTGAGCCTCTCCAATAACCTCTTCGTCGGATTGCCGTCGAAAATAATCCTGGTTCAGCCCGCCGGTTGCGTCTGGAATGCGTTTAACAACGTCTTCGATACATGCTGGATTGGACCTGCCGCTACCTGCACCAACGGCTACAACGCCTACATCAATTCCACGAACCGGATCAGTCCGACGAATGTAAACGACATCGTATTGACCAACGCTCTGGGTTACCAATCGGGGCCTTTGGGCGATTTTTATCAACCAACCAATTCATCGCTCATCAACGCCGGCAGCGTGACCAACGCCGGCTGGGTGGGCCTCTACCATTACACTGTCACGACCAATCAAGTGAAGGAGGCCAGTTCCACCGTCGATATTGGTTTTCATTATGTGGCAGTGACGAACGGCGTGCCCATCGACACCGATAGCGACGGTATGCCCGATTATCTGGAAGACGCCAACGGCAACGGCACCGTCAATTCCGGCGAAACCGACTGGCAAAGCGCCACAGATTTAGGTCTCAAGGTCCTTATTACCCGGCCACGGAATGGCAGCACCATCCCTTAAACTAAACTTTACCACTCATGAAAACCATGATCGCTCTCTTACTGTTCTTAACAAACAAATGTGGCACCCGTCGCGCTTTTCCTGATTCCTGCTTAATGAAACGGCTCTTAACAATTTTTTGCGGCCTTCTCTTCGCCGCGAATATCCTGGCGACGGACGTCTACGTTACCATCAGTTTCCAAGGAAACGGCTGTCGTTACCACTGGGAGGTTTACCAGACCTGGCAACACCTTAATGGCTATTGTAACGGTGGCCAGACAAACCATTTATTTTGGTCAGGTTATGATTATGGAACAACCACAAATGGTCATTCAACGACCGCCCTTATTTTTTCATCACCAGCAGGCTGCAAAATCTATCCCGTTGATGACGTGTTCAAGGCTTCCTACACTGCATCCTTTTACCAATGGGACGGCTCTCAGTATGTGCTAACGCAGCAGTCCGCTGAAATGGGCGACAACGGGGGCGGGAGCTACGCCGTGAATTTCGATGCGTGTTCCACGAATGCACCAACGCCTCCGGCTCCTGGCCCACCGCCACCTTGCGAAAACTGCGAAACCTGTTCGGGAATGCCGCGCTGGGGTGTTACTGAGCCTTATATTACCTTCTGGCTGAAGGACGAGCCGCTGGGTTACCAACCAGCCAGTGGACCGCGAGTTGCGCTCGACCTTGGGTACAAACAACACGAGGATGTTACCGGGCAAAATCCATCCAAGTTCAGTGTCGGGCGAAAGTGGAATTTCCCCTGGTTTTCGTTTGTCATTCAAGACGTCTATGGCAATAACGTGGTTCATTTTCCAAACGGCCGGCAGATAACCTTCCAAGGCACGAATGATTACCTTACCAACACGCGGCTCACGGGCGATACAACCAATGGTTTTAGCCTCGCCTATCAGGACGGCAGCAAAGACGTATATGGATTCGTAGTCACAAACGGCGGTGGCGGTTTTGTCCGGGCATTCCTGTCCGAGCGATGGAACGCCCAGTCACAAAAAACCAAATTAAACTATTACAGTTACACGCCGGGCGGCGATCCGGTCATCCGCCTTCAGAACGTTGTGGATGGCGATGGCCGGACCAATTCGATTTATTACGTTTCCACCAACAGCTACAGCACCAACCTGATCAGCCAGGTCGTGGACGCCTTTGGCCGCACCAACTCTTATGCATACGACACCAACGGATTTTTGACGAACATCACCGATGTCGTCGGAATTTCCTCTTCTTTCTCTTACGATGCCAATGGCTGGGTCACGAACCTGACCACGCCCTATGGCACAACGAGTTTTCAGATCACCGATGCCACTGATGCCGCTCCGATTGGCCGGTCCGTCCTGGTGACTGAGCCCAATGGCGCCAAACAACTCTACCTCTACACCAATTCCGCCGCGCTGCCGGTTTCCTACGCGACCAATGACGTGCCCGTCACCTCCCCGTTTACAAACACATTCGATAACGCCGATTTGAATCTGCGCAACAGCTTTCACTGGGACGCCAGGCAGTACGCGGCTTTGTCCACCACGAACATCTCGGGCTTCACCAGCAACGATTTCTTCAAAGCGCGGATGCAACATTGGTTGAAGGCCACCACGAATTCAATGGGGCCAACGCTCTCGCTGACGCGAGAGCCAAGCCCTGATAGTGCCGGCACGACTGAAGGGCAGAAAACCTGGTACGACCATGCAGGCAAGACCAACAGTGCCTACCAAGGTACACAAATCCTTCCATTGTTTGTCGCGCGTGTATTGCCGGATGGAACTACTTCCTTTGCGCGTACCGAGCGCAATGACTGGGGCGCTGTCACGAGTCAAGTGGACACCTACACCAAACCGGACGGAACGGTCGGCCAGCGCACGAACACGTTCACTTATGCGAGTAACAATATCGATGTACTCACGCATATCAGCGCGGACGGCACCCAGGTTTCCAGCAATTATTTCAACGCCAATCACCAGGTGTTGACGAACCTCAACGCGCTCAACGAAATGACGATCTATACTTACGACAGCAGCAACCGCGTCACCAGCATCAAACGCCCCAGCGGCCTGACGACGACGAACCTCTACAACAGCGACGGAACTTTGGCCAAAACCATCGATCTGGAAATCAACCGGACCAACTCGTTCACATACGCGAACGGCCTCGTCTATTCGCAGACCGATGAGCGCGGCCTGACGATCACCAACACCTGGGACAATTTGCAACGGCTGATCAAAGTCACTTATCCCGACGGCACGTTCATAACGAACATCTATAACAATCTCGATCTCGTTCGGGTAGTTGATCGCATGGGTTTCACCAATTCTTTTGGCTACGATTCCATGCGGCGCAAAACTGCGGAGACCAACGCCCTGGGCAATTACACACTTTACAGTTATTGCACCTGCGGCTCGCTGGATTCGGTGCGGGATGCTGCGGGCAATTACACGTACTTCTACTACGATAATATCGGGCGGCAATCGGCAACGGTTTATCCTGACGGTTACGCCGTGACCAATCGTTACAATTTGATCGGTCAGGTGACCAACGTGATCGACAGCGCCGGAGTCAGCGTCACCAACTGGTTTAACAATCAAGGTTTGCAATTCAGCGTCAGCAACGCATTCGGCCAGACGACCAAACTCAGTCTTGATCTTGAGGATCGCGCAACCAACTCGATCGATGCCAACGGTGTCAGTATCGACACGACCTATGATGCTTTGGGTCGCACATTGACCCGCACGTATCCAGACGGCGGCGTGGAGAAGTTTGGCTACACGACTAACGGGCTGGTTGCCTACACCAACCAGTTGAATCAGGTAACACGGTATGTCTATGACGTTGCGGGGAGAAAAACTTATGAGACCAACGCCAACAGCGAAGTGACCCAATTTGCTTACAACGCCGCGGGTGATCGGCTGGCGCTGACGGATGGCAAGAGTCAGACCACCACTTGGACTTATGACATCTACGGACGCATGAGCAACAAGGTGGACGCCGCAAGCAACATCCT of the Verrucomicrobiota bacterium genome contains:
- a CDS encoding RHS repeat-associated core domain-containing protein, producing MKRLLTIFCGLLFAANILATDVYVTISFQGNGCRYHWEVYQTWQHLNGYCNGGQTNHLFWSGYDYGTTTNGHSTTALIFSSPAGCKIYPVDDVFKASYTASFYQWDGSQYVLTQQSAEMGDNGGGSYAVNFDACSTNAPTPPAPGPPPPCENCETCSGMPRWGVTEPYITFWLKDEPLGYQPASGPRVALDLGYKQHEDVTGQNPSKFSVGRKWNFPWFSFVIQDVYGNNVVHFPNGRQITFQGTNDYLTNTRLTGDTTNGFSLAYQDGSKDVYGFVVTNGGGGFVRAFLSERWNAQSQKTKLNYYSYTPGGDPVIRLQNVVDGDGRTNSIYYVSTNSYSTNLISQVVDAFGRTNSYAYDTNGFLTNITDVVGISSSFSYDANGWVTNLTTPYGTTSFQITDATDAAPIGRSVLVTEPNGAKQLYLYTNSAALPVSYATNDVPVTSPFTNTFDNADLNLRNSFHWDARQYAALSTTNISGFTSNDFFKARMQHWLKATTNSMGPTLSLTREPSPDSAGTTEGQKTWYDHAGKTNSAYQGTQILPLFVARVLPDGTTSFARTERNDWGAVTSQVDTYTKPDGTVGQRTNTFTYASNNIDVLTHISADGTQVSSNYFNANHQVLTNLNALNEMTIYTYDSSNRVTSIKRPSGLTTTNLYNSDGTLAKTIDLEINRTNSFTYANGLVYSQTDERGLTITNTWDNLQRLIKVTYPDGTFITNIYNNLDLVRVVDRMGFTNSFGYDSMRRKTAETNALGNYTLYSYCTCGSLDSVRDAAGNYTYFYYDNIGRQSATVYPDGYAVTNRYNLIGQVTNVIDSAGVSVTNWFNNQGLQFSVSNAFGQTTKLSLDLEDRATNSIDANGVSIDTTYDALGRTLTRTYPDGGVEKFGYTTNGLVAYTNQLNQVTRYVYDVAGRKTYETNANSEVTQFAYNAAGDRLALTDGKSQTTTWTYDIYGRMSNKVDAASNILFVYSYDPGNRLTNRWSIAKGNTVYKYDAVGSLTNIDYNVSPDITLQYDALNRLTNMVDAVGTSVYTYNTIGQLLSEDGPWANDTVSYSYDSGRRRSGLTILAPNASAWTQSYGYDSANRMTNITSPAGAFGYTLGGTSSASSLIKRLTLPNGAYITNTFDSVARLTGTYLKNSGNSVLNSHEYLNNSGNQRTKQTFTASNYVDYTYDGIGQLKTAFGKESGGTTNRLQEQLGYAYDAAHNLNCRTNNALVQAFNVNNLNELTTATNSGTLTVAGTTTSAATNVTVNSQTATLYLDNTFAKAGFTVTNGNNTYTAIAQDTYNRKDTNSITVNLPATNSYTYDLNGNLLSDGKRGLEYDDENQLMRVTVTNAFKKEYLYDGKMRLRVRKEFTWQGGAWAQTNEIHFVWDLDVVIQERDANNLPRLTLTRGLDLSGSLQGAGGIGGLLAMTENSVLNPEHSYYHADGNGNVTMLINTNQFQVGKYLYDPFGNPLSASGTKTFVNPIWFSSQIYDWDTGFLHYKFRIYIPELHRWLNRDPIAENGGVNLYAFLLNSPTSFIDLFGFGTWEIYNDDLDLNRPGINPRAKEPAGFSVVYKPDDGECSEGKIILYQIVSQKSLFGQSPTVDAPTDPYGRHPKGVKCPLPPQMTPDKPGVPNSYQDSPEGGGYVFEFTAVAICRDKCKELKLLSTFYFEFDSKTRKIIKRDPKYKKHFKKGMEQWWEGDKSIKNYYPNGICW
- a CDS encoding helix-turn-helix transcriptional regulator, with the protein product MVVTQKDRKLLGEGIRKHRKLEGLTQEKLAERVDLNPVYVGQIERGYKVPTVDVLLRIARALKVRLRDLVADI